In Salisediminibacterium beveridgei, one DNA window encodes the following:
- a CDS encoding ABC transporter substrate-binding protein: MKKRSLFALALAASLGAAGCGPAAEPDPNHNINDDATDQFGDEDRDIELTFSYTGMDYVPLVEEYVEKNPNITVTIQRLESEDHHRNLFTALSAGAGAPDLVLIDYTEIETYKNAENHFMNLYDLGAEDVESRYLDWVWNIGTNVSGDFSLGIPAAIDPTVLYYRKDVFEEAGLPSEPADVDEHLASWDDYADAAETILAETGKPMAPNPEMIYHAKRDQAPEYYFNEADELIIENDSYAKDAYFNTIDWMEAGYIDQLLIGSSKWWGSMKEGSYATLPAPASMRNEIQTNAPDESNWRIAHIPEGAGNQGGAWLTIPGQTDHPEETYAFLEWLTEPEQQLRLFKEQGVFPPNLALYEQEELNDMAGYFGDQSPGQRFAEAATTIESVHRGPRFYAVNEEITIGLENVSRGEDSDEEWDEILDRINRRIDR, translated from the coding sequence ATGAAAAAGAGATCGTTATTCGCGCTGGCACTTGCTGCCAGTTTAGGGGCTGCGGGCTGCGGCCCCGCCGCTGAACCGGATCCAAACCACAACATCAACGATGATGCCACCGATCAGTTTGGTGATGAGGATCGGGACATCGAGCTGACCTTTTCGTATACCGGCATGGATTATGTCCCGCTGGTTGAAGAATACGTCGAAAAGAACCCGAACATCACCGTCACGATCCAGCGCCTGGAATCTGAAGATCACCACCGGAACCTATTTACTGCTCTGTCTGCCGGTGCAGGTGCCCCTGACCTCGTCTTGATTGATTACACGGAAATTGAAACTTATAAAAATGCCGAGAACCACTTTATGAACCTCTATGACCTGGGTGCAGAAGACGTCGAATCCCGCTACCTGGATTGGGTGTGGAACATTGGTACAAATGTCAGTGGCGATTTTTCACTCGGAATCCCCGCAGCCATTGACCCGACTGTCCTCTATTACCGAAAAGACGTCTTTGAAGAGGCCGGCTTACCAAGTGAACCGGCTGACGTAGATGAACACCTGGCATCATGGGACGATTACGCCGATGCGGCTGAAACAATCCTCGCTGAAACAGGTAAACCCATGGCGCCAAACCCGGAGATGATCTACCACGCCAAGCGTGATCAAGCACCTGAATACTATTTCAACGAAGCCGATGAGCTCATCATCGAAAACGATTCGTACGCAAAAGATGCCTATTTCAATACCATAGACTGGATGGAAGCAGGCTACATCGATCAGTTGCTGATCGGGTCCTCGAAGTGGTGGGGTTCAATGAAGGAGGGCTCCTATGCCACATTGCCCGCACCGGCTTCGATGCGAAATGAGATTCAAACCAATGCACCCGACGAATCAAACTGGCGCATCGCCCACATTCCAGAAGGCGCAGGAAACCAAGGTGGCGCATGGCTCACCATCCCAGGACAGACCGATCACCCGGAAGAAACCTACGCCTTTTTGGAATGGCTCACCGAACCGGAACAACAACTCCGTCTCTTCAAGGAACAAGGCGTATTCCCGCCAAATCTCGCGCTCTATGAGCAAGAAGAGCTGAACGACATGGCGGGCTATTTCGGCGATCAGTCACCTGGACAACGCTTTGCCGAGGCTGCGACGACCATTGAATCCGTGCACCGCGGCCCACGTTTTTACGCTGTCAACGAAGAGATCACCATCGGATTGGAGAACGTGTCGCGAGGTGAAGATTCAGATGAGGAATGGGATGAAATTCTTGATCGGATCAACCGGCGCATTGACAGATAA
- a CDS encoding leucine-rich repeat protein, producing the protein MRNRIDHRSIKRRKRALRQKSLIVFFCLALTFSPFSTLAEDNEEPEDQGVGSENTENAENEATQEEKVNEETSEEEKENQESTDHNEEEAEEEAPEEENLNAEDSEESEEAVKENKTDADDTSGSESHVSEDAVEEESGNETDADEGETSGSEGSNEEDSSESASDADETEDNQESSTENDEVINEENMDSEEETSSDKDQEDKVEGDQKEETNAFSTASDNPVELLSDSDFEGVQNGDGTYTITDYTGSDTDIVIPEELEGHTVTIIGENAFREKDLTDVELPESLVTIEVRGFYGNHLSDIVIPDAVEEIDHRAFQMNELTTVVLPDSLSEMGSFVFLDNQISAITFGNGLTEIPRSTFQNNALTEVDIPEGVEELGWNAFRDNQISNLDLPDSLVEIGSDVFNGNELTSLLLPGQIVEIGDRAFRNNDIDTLTTGSELEEIGSDAFQFNAITELNLAEGVTFIGNNAFEGNELTELTIPESLEAINTGVFESNNLLTVHFHDDLWLVGNSAFADNNLTGLSIPEGLETINSSAFEDNQLTELVIPDTTESIRTGAFQNNELTQVTIENPSLDLRDDVFEGNQSEASDLIISGYQPSTAETYADEYGHTFDVLEVFGPEDDFLWEENSDGTVTITGYTGNYSGADTDLSIPDEIDGKTVTALEEDSFQNEDLTSVVIPGTIAVIPSSAFNGNDLTSVEFSEGLTSIGTSAFLNNDIEEVDIPDSLEVIGASSFGRNNISSVHLGENVNSIGFRAFFDNQIDSATIINPDLDLGNNVFEDNQTDPEYVIIEGYTSSTAEVYAGENGHTFEAILEFEWEDNGDGTVTITDYTGSNTDVEIPEQLDEKDVTVIGDYAFSDKGLAEVAIPDTVEEIKEFAFSANQLTSVDLPDSVVEIEYRAFYDNKLTEVDFSNQLTALNIGIFSDNNLESVSLPDSLVEIHTNVFRNNELTSITIPEGVTEIASNAFTNNDISSIALPASLERIESFGWHAFIENPIESIEVDQNNQDFKDVNQAGLYTKDGTAIVLGTTSGDIASEAEEINSYAFAGIDELTEITIPNHIKNIGFRAFIRGELVKADIAESVDEVGFEAFAENAIEDVIIKNDQMDFGDDVFEDNQTDSEDLVIRGHDPSTAKDYADAYEHSFAVLQEFEWEDRGDGTVRITGYNWTDTDVTIPSEINGKDVTGIGFEAFSDSILTSVEIPETVESISLSAFERNDLESVEFSEGLQSIGPLAFQGNNIGDLELPDSLEGIGFSAFLNSGLTSVSFGESLEVINFGAFRTNELTEVTFPDSLTEIGNNAFRDNELTEADFPDEIDTIGDRAFQNNQLDSVRFMNRDLAFGEDVFLDNQDDPTDLVVEGYDPSTAEVYADEYGHTFEVILDFEWKERDDGTVKITEYTGSQADVTIPDEIEGGPVTAIGERAFYDMGLTSVDIPDTVERIEERAFKFNSLDHVTLPEELTHIEIRAFQSNGMESVTFNENLKEIESWAFLANGIEELDLPESVESISGAVFQYNQIEEVTIPENLTTLSSDVFGHNHLTSVTIPENITIVWNNAFYGNQLEYVEILNDEAGLQVRPSSETDPEQNIDPFRNNVEDSEDLVIRGYDPSTAKDLTENRGYSFEPINLLITAPPVLEDVDVVFGTEKADLPLPEEVDVELNDGSFDSVPVTWDDAKPEYDGENIGAYSFTGTFDLPDDIENPSSFGASQVVHVVDLEIMEVTALSEMTVDYGTSMSDLPLPEEVEVQLSDESNKNVTVNWDDGEPAYDGTSPGSYAFTGTLEMSDGMVNPEDEKAAITIVVGPAEVTGVTELDPVEVAFGTEREDLPLPEDIEVTLNDGSTQDVPVVWDDGTPPYDDQQSGDYVFTGMLMPESGADALSSVSAFSVMKLLAEPDMIMNPDDLQPEMTVTVEAPVITDIVDPDPMHVGYGTALSDVSLPKELDVTLNDGSNIEVPVIWEEDDPAYDGDTAGDYAFTGTPDVEAHENNGNEVVLAEDEALLDMITNPVGLTADLTVTVSDPMPIAVEQFDPIEVPFGTPESELDLPEEATVTYEDGTEETFAIEWKEPIPEFDGETYGAYAFAGILQDGIGDEFNAVSIDVVVLEEEVEEDPDVTVPDDSDTDEEKEEREEKDEKDEKEKEETLPQTNQHVNVMLYMAGVLLVVLAFLLTLRMRKAAKPE; encoded by the coding sequence TTGAGGAATCGCATAGATCATAGGAGTATAAAACGTCGTAAGCGTGCCTTACGACAGAAATCACTCATCGTATTCTTTTGTCTGGCACTGACGTTCAGTCCGTTCAGTACATTAGCTGAAGATAACGAAGAACCGGAGGATCAGGGTGTTGGGTCCGAGAATACGGAAAATGCTGAAAATGAAGCAACGCAAGAGGAAAAAGTGAATGAAGAGACTTCTGAGGAAGAAAAAGAAAACCAGGAGTCAACAGATCATAATGAAGAAGAAGCAGAGGAAGAAGCTCCGGAAGAAGAGAATCTGAATGCTGAAGATAGTGAGGAATCTGAAGAAGCCGTAAAGGAAAACAAAACGGATGCAGATGATACATCCGGTTCTGAATCCCATGTTTCAGAGGATGCTGTGGAAGAGGAATCCGGAAATGAAACAGATGCAGACGAAGGAGAAACTTCTGGAAGTGAAGGGTCAAATGAAGAGGACTCAAGCGAATCGGCATCTGACGCGGATGAAACGGAAGATAATCAGGAAAGTAGCACGGAAAACGATGAAGTAATAAACGAAGAAAACATGGATAGCGAAGAGGAAACATCATCGGACAAAGATCAGGAAGATAAAGTAGAAGGCGACCAGAAAGAAGAAACCAACGCTTTCAGTACTGCTTCGGACAATCCTGTTGAACTCCTCTCAGACAGTGATTTTGAGGGTGTTCAAAACGGCGATGGGACATATACCATAACTGATTATACCGGATCCGATACAGATATTGTCATTCCGGAGGAGTTGGAAGGTCATACAGTAACGATTATTGGTGAAAATGCTTTTCGGGAAAAGGATCTTACTGATGTGGAACTGCCTGAATCACTTGTAACGATTGAAGTGCGGGGATTTTACGGAAATCATCTCAGTGACATCGTGATTCCGGACGCCGTTGAGGAGATTGATCACAGGGCATTTCAAATGAATGAATTGACCACTGTAGTTCTCCCTGACAGTTTAAGTGAAATGGGCTCATTCGTGTTCCTGGATAATCAGATATCAGCTATTACTTTTGGGAACGGATTGACAGAGATACCAAGAAGTACATTCCAAAACAATGCATTAACCGAAGTCGACATCCCCGAGGGAGTTGAGGAACTCGGCTGGAACGCATTTCGTGATAATCAGATTTCAAACCTTGACCTGCCGGACAGTCTTGTCGAGATTGGATCTGATGTATTTAACGGCAATGAATTGACGAGTTTGCTGTTACCGGGTCAAATCGTCGAAATCGGAGACCGTGCTTTTCGGAATAATGACATTGACACGCTGACAACCGGTTCAGAACTTGAGGAAATCGGGTCAGATGCCTTTCAGTTTAATGCAATAACTGAACTGAACCTTGCAGAAGGTGTTACATTCATTGGGAATAACGCCTTCGAAGGAAACGAATTAACAGAATTGACCATTCCAGAGAGCCTGGAAGCGATAAACACAGGCGTATTTGAATCGAACAACCTGTTGACGGTTCATTTTCATGATGATCTCTGGCTTGTCGGAAATTCAGCTTTTGCGGATAACAATTTGACTGGATTGAGCATTCCGGAAGGGCTTGAAACAATAAACAGTAGTGCATTTGAAGACAATCAGCTGACAGAACTGGTCATTCCGGATACGACAGAGTCCATCAGAACGGGGGCTTTCCAAAATAATGAATTAACACAAGTGACGATTGAAAACCCATCCCTTGATTTAAGAGATGATGTATTCGAGGGAAACCAGTCAGAAGCCTCTGATTTAATAATATCAGGTTATCAACCATCAACGGCAGAAACGTATGCGGATGAGTATGGTCATACATTTGATGTGTTGGAGGTGTTTGGCCCTGAAGACGATTTCCTGTGGGAAGAGAACAGTGACGGCACCGTTACCATCACCGGGTACACAGGCAACTATTCAGGCGCTGATACAGATCTCTCCATACCTGATGAAATTGACGGGAAAACGGTCACAGCACTTGAAGAGGATTCATTTCAAAATGAGGACCTGACAAGTGTTGTCATTCCAGGTACGATTGCAGTGATCCCGTCAAGTGCTTTCAATGGAAATGATTTAACCAGTGTTGAATTTTCAGAAGGGCTGACGTCTATCGGGACATCAGCATTCCTGAATAATGACATTGAAGAAGTGGATATTCCGGACAGTCTGGAAGTAATCGGAGCATCTTCTTTTGGAAGAAATAATATTTCAAGTGTCCATCTAGGGGAAAACGTAAATAGCATTGGTTTCAGAGCTTTTTTCGACAACCAGATCGACAGTGCGACCATTATCAATCCAGATCTTGACCTGGGTAATAATGTGTTTGAAGATAACCAAACGGATCCGGAATATGTAATCATTGAGGGGTATACTTCTTCCACAGCAGAAGTGTATGCCGGTGAAAATGGTCATACCTTTGAAGCGATTCTCGAATTCGAATGGGAGGACAATGGCGATGGAACGGTCACCATAACGGATTACACGGGAAGCAATACCGATGTGGAGATTCCGGAGCAACTTGATGAGAAAGATGTCACAGTGATCGGTGATTATGCATTTAGTGATAAAGGCTTAGCAGAAGTTGCCATACCTGATACAGTGGAAGAAATAAAAGAATTTGCATTTTCAGCTAATCAACTGACAAGTGTTGATCTTCCAGATAGTGTGGTCGAAATCGAATACCGAGCGTTCTACGATAATAAACTGACAGAAGTTGATTTTTCAAATCAATTAACGGCACTTAACATTGGTATATTTTCAGATAACAATTTGGAAAGTGTATCACTGCCAGATAGCTTGGTCGAAATTCACACGAACGTTTTCAGGAATAATGAGTTGACGAGTATTACGATTCCTGAAGGGGTCACAGAAATTGCCAGTAATGCGTTTACTAATAATGATATATCCAGCATTGCATTACCTGCTTCATTAGAAAGAATTGAAAGTTTTGGATGGCATGCATTTATAGAAAATCCAATTGAATCTATTGAAGTGGATCAAAATAACCAGGATTTTAAAGATGTCAATCAAGCGGGGTTATACACAAAGGATGGAACTGCTATTGTCCTGGGTACAACATCCGGTGACATTGCATCAGAAGCAGAGGAAATAAACAGTTATGCTTTTGCTGGAATTGATGAGTTGACTGAAATCACCATTCCAAATCACATCAAAAATATTGGCTTCAGAGCATTTATACGCGGTGAGTTAGTCAAAGCAGACATTGCAGAAAGCGTTGATGAAGTTGGATTTGAGGCATTCGCGGAGAATGCGATAGAAGATGTGATAATCAAAAATGATCAGATGGATTTTGGTGATGATGTTTTTGAAGACAATCAAACGGACTCAGAGGATTTGGTCATACGAGGTCATGATCCGTCTACAGCGAAAGATTATGCCGATGCGTATGAACATAGCTTCGCAGTTTTACAGGAATTTGAATGGGAGGACCGTGGAGATGGCACCGTCAGAATTACGGGCTACAATTGGACGGACACAGATGTGACGATCCCTTCAGAAATTAACGGAAAAGACGTTACAGGAATCGGCTTTGAGGCCTTCAGCGATTCCATTTTAACGAGTGTTGAGATCCCGGAAACGGTTGAATCCATATCGCTTTCCGCATTTGAACGTAACGATCTGGAAAGTGTTGAGTTCTCTGAAGGGCTGCAATCGATTGGACCGCTGGCGTTTCAAGGTAACAATATCGGGGATCTGGAGCTTCCCGACAGCCTCGAAGGGATCGGCTTTTCAGCTTTTCTGAACAGCGGACTCACAAGTGTTTCTTTTGGAGAGAGCCTAGAAGTGATCAACTTTGGTGCATTCAGAACCAATGAGTTAACCGAGGTGACTTTCCCTGATTCATTAACGGAGATAGGCAATAATGCGTTCAGGGATAATGAACTGACGGAAGCGGATTTTCCAGATGAGATCGACACGATTGGAGATCGTGCGTTTCAAAACAATCAGCTGGATTCGGTAAGATTTATGAACCGGGATCTGGCATTTGGAGAAGACGTCTTCCTTGATAATCAGGACGACCCAACAGACCTGGTTGTTGAAGGTTACGATCCATCCACAGCAGAAGTATACGCTGATGAATACGGCCACACATTCGAGGTGATACTCGATTTTGAATGGAAAGAGCGTGACGATGGCACGGTAAAGATCACTGAATATACAGGATCGCAAGCGGACGTTACGATCCCTGATGAAATCGAAGGGGGTCCTGTTACAGCAATCGGTGAACGTGCCTTTTATGATATGGGGCTGACAAGTGTCGATATACCGGACACTGTGGAGCGTATTGAAGAAAGGGCATTTAAATTTAATTCCCTTGATCACGTCACACTGCCCGAAGAGCTGACCCATATAGAAATACGTGCTTTTCAGTCAAATGGCATGGAAAGTGTTACGTTTAACGAAAACCTGAAAGAAATCGAATCCTGGGCGTTTTTAGCCAACGGCATCGAAGAATTGGATTTACCTGAGTCGGTGGAAAGTATTTCAGGTGCAGTATTCCAATATAATCAAATTGAAGAAGTGACGATACCAGAAAATTTGACCACTTTATCTTCCGATGTATTTGGTCATAACCATTTAACCAGTGTCACGATACCAGAGAATATTACCATTGTATGGAATAACGCATTTTATGGCAATCAGCTTGAGTATGTGGAAATACTCAACGATGAAGCGGGATTACAGGTAAGACCATCGAGTGAGACAGATCCTGAACAGAATATCGATCCATTTAGAAATAATGTTGAGGATAGCGAAGATCTTGTGATTCGCGGTTACGATCCTTCAACGGCGAAAGATCTTACAGAAAATAGAGGATATTCCTTTGAACCGATCAATTTGCTGATTACTGCACCGCCGGTATTGGAGGACGTGGATGTTGTTTTTGGAACAGAAAAAGCTGATCTTCCATTGCCTGAAGAGGTGGATGTGGAGTTGAATGACGGCAGCTTCGATTCCGTACCGGTCACATGGGACGACGCCAAACCCGAGTATGATGGCGAAAATATAGGGGCCTATTCCTTCACCGGAACCTTTGATCTTCCGGATGACATAGAGAATCCATCTTCTTTTGGTGCATCCCAGGTGGTCCATGTCGTCGATCTTGAAATCATGGAAGTCACCGCGCTAAGTGAAATGACAGTGGATTACGGAACATCCATGTCGGATTTGCCCCTCCCTGAAGAAGTGGAGGTTCAGCTTTCGGATGAATCCAATAAGAATGTGACGGTAAACTGGGATGACGGTGAACCGGCCTACGACGGAACAAGTCCGGGAAGCTATGCCTTTACTGGTACTCTGGAAATGTCGGACGGGATGGTGAATCCTGAGGATGAAAAAGCGGCGATCACGATTGTAGTGGGTCCCGCAGAAGTGACAGGTGTGACGGAGCTGGATCCGGTGGAAGTGGCCTTTGGTACAGAGCGTGAGGACCTGCCACTTCCTGAAGACATTGAGGTGACCCTCAATGATGGCAGTACGCAGGATGTCCCGGTAGTTTGGGATGACGGGACACCACCGTATGATGATCAGCAATCCGGTGATTATGTCTTTACCGGAATGCTCATGCCTGAGAGCGGGGCAGATGCTTTATCAAGTGTATCGGCGTTTAGCGTGATGAAGCTGCTCGCTGAACCGGATATGATCATGAATCCGGACGATTTGCAGCCGGAAATGACGGTGACCGTTGAAGCACCGGTGATCACGGACATCGTGGATCCTGATCCAATGCATGTCGGCTATGGAACGGCACTGAGTGATGTATCACTGCCGAAAGAGCTCGACGTGACGCTCAATGATGGTTCGAACATTGAGGTGCCTGTCATCTGGGAAGAGGACGATCCAGCCTATGACGGGGACACAGCAGGAGATTACGCATTCACTGGAACACCGGATGTGGAAGCTCATGAGAATAACGGCAATGAAGTCGTTCTTGCAGAAGATGAAGCATTGCTTGATATGATCACCAATCCGGTTGGCCTGACAGCAGATCTCACCGTCACAGTATCTGACCCGATGCCGATAGCGGTGGAACAGTTCGATCCGATTGAAGTACCATTTGGAACACCAGAAAGCGAACTGGATCTGCCGGAAGAAGCCACTGTGACGTATGAAGATGGTACAGAAGAAACGTTTGCCATCGAGTGGAAAGAACCGATTCCTGAATTTGACGGCGAAACATACGGGGCCTATGCCTTCGCAGGTATCCTTCAAGACGGCATCGGGGATGAATTCAATGCAGTGAGCATTGATGTGGTTGTCCTTGAGGAGGAAGTGGAGGAAGACCCGGATGTCACCGTACCGGATGATTCAGATACAGATGAGGAGAAAGAAGAGAGAGAAGAAAAAGATGAGAAAGATGAGAAAGAAAAAGAAGAAACCCTGCCGCAAACGAACCAACATGTGAATGTCATGCTGTATATGGCAGGTGTTCTGCTTGTTGTACTTGCATTCCTTCTGACACTTCGAATGCGAAAAGCAGCTAAACCAGAATAA
- a CDS encoding C40 family peptidase, protein MKQTKALISGAVLAVGLLGYQGVTEATSGLENERDNVSDQLEQVESELSEAEAELAASISEVEEIESEIEEIEEALQRNEEKVAETEDEIAKKEEHIAELEDEMAELEADIEDRMDLLKERASSYQRDGGPTTSYLEVIMGAEGFADFISRVFTVSQIAKADQDFIDELEEIQIELESTKEEHESELGNLEEEKTELQGMVEYMEDQREEQETLQDEAEAMRADQEAMVADLTEDAENLEAQEADLMERIEAEQARIAEEEAQAEAEAQAEAEAQEEADQQSQQNQSSSSSSNGSSSSSNSGGSGSSQAAASSGVSGSLGTIMSASQQYFGNSTYVFGGGRSASDIANGRFDCSGFTSWAFEQIGIHLPASTDAQLNAGQRVSADEMQPGDLVFFNTYKTNGHVGIYLGDGQFLGAQSSTGVAVADMTSGYWAERFQGVVVRVN, encoded by the coding sequence ATGAAGCAGACAAAAGCATTGATCAGTGGAGCGGTTTTAGCAGTTGGTCTTTTGGGTTACCAGGGCGTTACAGAAGCGACATCCGGTCTTGAGAACGAGCGGGATAATGTCTCGGATCAATTGGAACAGGTGGAATCGGAACTTTCAGAAGCGGAGGCAGAACTCGCAGCGTCGATCTCGGAAGTGGAAGAAATAGAATCTGAGATCGAAGAGATTGAAGAAGCGTTGCAGCGAAACGAGGAAAAAGTAGCTGAAACGGAAGACGAGATCGCAAAAAAAGAAGAACATATCGCGGAACTCGAAGATGAAATGGCAGAGCTTGAAGCGGACATTGAGGATCGGATGGATCTCTTGAAAGAACGGGCAAGCTCCTACCAGCGTGACGGCGGACCAACCACCTCATACCTTGAAGTGATCATGGGAGCCGAAGGGTTTGCTGACTTTATCAGCCGCGTATTTACGGTGTCGCAGATCGCAAAAGCGGATCAGGACTTCATAGATGAACTGGAAGAAATTCAAATCGAGCTTGAATCGACGAAGGAAGAACATGAGTCAGAGCTCGGAAACCTTGAAGAGGAGAAGACGGAACTTCAAGGGATGGTTGAATACATGGAAGATCAACGGGAAGAACAGGAAACCCTGCAGGACGAGGCAGAAGCGATGCGTGCTGACCAGGAAGCGATGGTCGCTGACCTGACGGAAGACGCAGAAAACCTTGAGGCGCAGGAAGCAGACCTGATGGAACGGATCGAAGCGGAACAGGCTCGGATTGCTGAAGAAGAAGCACAGGCGGAAGCGGAAGCTCAGGCAGAAGCAGAAGCGCAAGAAGAGGCTGATCAACAGTCCCAGCAAAATCAGAGCAGTTCGAGCAGTTCGAACGGTTCAAGCAGTTCAAGTAATTCCGGCGGAAGTGGAAGTTCGCAGGCAGCCGCTTCATCAGGCGTCTCAGGGTCACTGGGGACCATTATGAGTGCGAGTCAGCAGTATTTCGGTAACTCCACATATGTATTTGGCGGTGGACGTTCAGCCAGTGACATTGCAAACGGCCGCTTTGACTGCTCCGGATTTACATCATGGGCGTTTGAGCAAATCGGTATCCATTTACCTGCATCAACAGACGCGCAGTTAAACGCAGGTCAGCGTGTTTCTGCCGATGAGATGCAGCCAGGGGATCTCGTGTTTTTCAATACGTATAAAACAAACGGGCACGTCGGCATCTACTTAGGAGATGGCCAGTTTCTTGGCGCCCAGTCCTCAACCGGCGTTGCCGTGGCGGATATGACTTCAGGCTACTGGGCAGAACGTTTCCAGGGAGTCGTTGTCAGAGTGAATTAA
- a CDS encoding gamma-glutamyltransferase family protein, with the protein MKHYKRYLNTTYSLASLILIGLIAWTFYFQDEFDIYREPYVGGDFEERQQDSIAISSNESDPMPESDNNNANEENPAAEDELEPFPDIYGVSAIHPLAAEEGMKIIEEGGNAIDAAITVSFVLNVVEPYGSGIGGGGMMLAHERGEGAVTYDYREAAPVTGTAESPFAVPGLVKGMEKAFEEQGSGNIPWEDLLEPAYEYASRGFDVGQVLHEQLANYTRYVQFDTQATRDLYYPGGQPIPVNDTLVQEELAETLKRIMEEGAADFYEGETAQAMQEAFGFNEEDLTSYEADVTEPVKAESENYSIFGASAPSSATVVLQSFLMAEQLDLSQVLAEDDYNALSEQEDDPRVGHLMNDNDHLHSYIHLMTEITDTAYQERLDNLGDPDFETIEQSDFTSQETIDRLLDQLYNGSSASRVPGDTLALHDAPGEINDSRHTTHFVILDQDGMMVSATNSVGQFFGSGHYSDGIFINSQMANFSGDDTSPNSFAPGKRPRTFVSPVILEQDGQAVLGMGSPGGRRIPAMIFQTLMQYEYGQAGGERVTLQEAIEHPRFYTEDGVVHVEERLEAAINSRLRGEGTNMRYTVIEHGSPLFYGGIQSLGVEMSDGNVENLFGGGDPRRRGVWQIESAE; encoded by the coding sequence ATGAAACATTACAAACGCTATCTGAATACCACCTACTCCCTTGCCAGCCTGATCCTGATCGGCCTCATCGCCTGGACCTTCTACTTTCAAGATGAGTTTGACATTTACCGGGAACCCTATGTAGGCGGCGACTTCGAAGAGCGGCAGCAGGACAGCATTGCCATCAGTTCCAATGAATCTGATCCCATGCCGGAGAGCGACAACAACAATGCCAACGAGGAAAATCCGGCAGCGGAAGACGAGCTCGAACCCTTCCCGGATATTTACGGCGTCAGTGCCATCCATCCGCTGGCCGCGGAAGAAGGCATGAAAATTATTGAAGAAGGCGGGAACGCCATCGATGCAGCGATTACCGTATCGTTTGTCTTAAACGTGGTTGAGCCCTACGGATCCGGTATCGGCGGTGGCGGCATGATGCTTGCGCACGAACGGGGCGAAGGGGCCGTCACGTATGATTACCGGGAGGCCGCACCTGTCACGGGCACTGCTGAAAGCCCGTTTGCTGTTCCAGGTCTCGTGAAAGGCATGGAGAAGGCGTTTGAAGAACAAGGCTCCGGGAATATCCCCTGGGAAGATCTGCTCGAGCCCGCTTACGAATACGCCAGTAGGGGATTTGATGTAGGTCAGGTACTCCATGAACAGCTGGCCAACTATACCCGCTACGTGCAGTTTGACACCCAGGCAACCCGTGATCTCTATTATCCGGGCGGTCAGCCGATTCCCGTGAATGACACCCTCGTCCAAGAGGAACTCGCCGAAACACTGAAACGGATTATGGAAGAAGGCGCTGCGGATTTTTATGAAGGGGAAACCGCCCAGGCCATGCAGGAAGCCTTTGGCTTCAACGAAGAAGATCTGACAAGCTATGAAGCCGACGTCACCGAGCCGGTCAAGGCAGAGTCTGAGAACTACAGCATATTCGGTGCATCGGCACCGTCATCCGCAACGGTTGTGCTCCAATCCTTCCTGATGGCTGAACAGCTTGACCTCAGTCAGGTATTGGCTGAAGACGACTACAACGCCCTCAGCGAACAAGAGGATGACCCCAGGGTTGGGCATCTGATGAATGACAACGATCACCTGCATTCCTACATTCACTTAATGACTGAAATTACGGATACCGCCTATCAGGAACGGCTCGACAACCTCGGCGATCCGGACTTTGAAACGATTGAACAAAGCGACTTTACCAGTCAGGAGACGATCGACCGCCTGCTCGATCAACTCTACAACGGCTCCAGCGCTTCCCGTGTTCCAGGGGATACGCTCGCCTTGCATGATGCACCGGGCGAAATCAACGATTCCCGGCACACCACCCATTTCGTCATTCTCGATCAGGACGGCATGATGGTCTCTGCCACGAATTCCGTCGGGCAGTTCTTCGGTTCCGGCCATTACTCTGACGGGATCTTCATCAACAGCCAGATGGCGAATTTCAGTGGTGACGATACATCACCGAACAGTTTTGCACCCGGCAAACGACCGCGAACCTTTGTCTCACCGGTGATTCTTGAACAAGACGGCCAGGCCGTGCTCGGTATGGGGTCACCCGGCGGGCGACGCATCCCGGCTATGATCTTCCAAACCTTGATGCAGTACGAATACGGTCAAGCGGGCGGGGAACGGGTCACGCTCCAGGAAGCCATTGAGCACCCTAGGTTCTATACCGAAGACGGCGTTGTCCATGTGGAGGAACGCCTCGAAGCAGCCATCAACAGCCGCCTTCGCGGTGAAGGCACCAACATGCGCTACACGGTCATCGAACACGGCTCCCCGCTCTTTTACGGCGGCATCCAGAGCCTCGGGGTCGAAATGAGTGACGGGAACGTCGAGAACCTCTTCGGTGGCGGTGACCCGCGCCGGCGCGGCGTCTGGCAAATCGAATCCGCCGAATAA